The genomic region CATGAACCCCGAGCAACTGAAACTCGCAGTCCAGCACTTCTCTGAGCTCCCTGATCCCCGGACAAACCGAGGGCTCAATCAACCCCTCATCAACGTGATCGTCATTGCCCTGTGTGCTGTGCTCAGCGATGCAGACAGCTTCTATGACATGGAGGATTTTGGGGAACTCAAACGGGATTGGCTCTCAAGCTTCCTGGACCTCCACACCGGTATACCCTCCCATGACACCTTCAATCGGGTCTTCGCCAGGCTCGACCCTA from Deinococcus misasensis DSM 22328 harbors:
- a CDS encoding transposase family protein, giving the protein MNPEQLKLAVQHFSELPDPRTNRGLNQPLINVIVIALCAVLSDADSFYDMEDFGELKRDWLSSFLDLHTGIPSHDTFNRVFARLDP